The genomic region GCCCGGCGAAGCTCTTTGAGTTCTTCGAGCACTTTGGGACGGGAAACATCATCTTGCGCTTTGGAACGCATTTTGCGCACCGTTTCGATGGCTTCACGGTAGATGCGGTCTGCTTGCTCTCTGGCCTTCAGGAGCAATTCATCGCGCTCTTCGTGGATGCGGTCCCGGTCAAAAGCAAGCTGGTTGCGGATCAGGTTGGCTTCCTGACGCAAACTTTCCAGTTGTTCCCGCTGGTTGCGGATGGTTTCACGTTCCTGCTCAAGGTTTTCAAGCAGTTGCTCCACTTTGTTGCCCTCTGGACCCAGCACTTCTGTGGCCTGCTCAAGGACCACTTCTGGAATGCCCATGCGTCTGGCGATGGCCAGAGCGTAAGACCGTCCGGGTTGCCCCACCTGCAAACGGTAGGTGGGACCGAGGTTTTCCAGAGAAAACCCCATGCTGGCGTTTTGCAAGCCGGGGGTTTCCATGGCGTAAAGCTTCAGGGGAGCCAGGTGACTGGTGATGATGCCACGGGTGTCTTTTTTGAGCAACTCAGAAATGAGCGCCTGTGCCAGAGCCGCACCTTCTGTGGGATCGGTGCCTGAGCCCAACTCGTCAATGAGGATCAGGGTGTTGGAACTGGCATGGTCCAGCACGTATTTCAGGTGTTTGAGGTGGGAGGCAAAGGTGGACAGGCTTTCCTGAATGCTCTGTTCATCACCGATGTCCACCAGAATGCCATCTGCGACGGGCAATTTGGCAATGCGGGCAGGCACGTACATTCCGCACTGGTGCATCAAAACAATCAGTCCCAACGTTTTGAGGGTGGCGGTTTTCCCCCCCATGTTGGGACCGGTGATGAGCAAAATGCGTGTGCTGGCGTCCAGATGCAGATCGTTGGAAACAGGTTTTTCGATGAGGGGGTGGCGGGCTTGCTCCAGATGGTAGGTGCCTTCTTCGGAGTGCTCGGGGCGGGAAAGCTCCCAATCTCGGGCCAATCTGGCCTTGGCGGCAATCAGGTCCAGTTCACCAAGCGCCCAGAGGGTCATGTCGAGGCCTTCTTCCAGCGCCACCAACCCGGAGAGTTCCATCAAAATCCGCCTGACTTCTTGATCTTCTTCAATCAGCAGGCGGGCGAGTTCGTTGTTGAGGGGAACCACAGAACCGGGCTCCACAAAATAGGTTTGTCCAGAGGCAGACGCATCAATGATGATGCCTTGCACCTGATTCACGTAACTGGCCTTGATGGGCACCACGAAACGGTCCCGGCGGATGGTGATCAGGTTTTCCTGCAACATTTCACCCCAGCGCTCAAGGACATCCTGCATCTTCTGGCGGATTTCATTGCGAAGGGGATTGAGGCGGCGGCGGATCTGGCGGAGTTTGGGACTGGCATCGTCGCGGACCGAGCCATCCCGGTCCAGTTTCTCCAGTGCACTGCGCACCAGATTGAGGTGAGAGCCGATGCTGCTGGACACATCCAGCAGGGGTCCTCTGGAGTTCATGCCGATGGAGCGTTTCAGGGTCAGGGCAGCATCCAGAGTGTAGGCCACTTCCAGAATTTCCTTGCCGTCCAATTGTTTGCCTTCTCGGGAGCGCTCGACGCTCGGGCGGATGTCCTGAATGCCTCCCAGATTGAGACTCACACTGAAGAGGGCGTCTTCTACACAATCCAATTGATAGCGGATGAAGTCTTCATCCGTTGACGGTGTCAGGCTGGCTGCCCTTTCGATGCCCAGACTGCTGGCGCAGCAATCCGCCACTGCAGAGCGGATTCTGGCAAAGTCCAAGGTTTGAAGGGTATGCGGGTCGAATAACACGCATACGAGTATATAATCTCAGGGGGTATTTGAGGGTGCATCGTTTGGCTTACGCTTGCGGATCACCGTCCATACGCCAAAAATCCCGATCAAAATTCCTCCCAGCACAATGTAAATTTTGTACTGGTCCCACCATTCCAGAATCAATTTTCCAAAGTACCAGCAACCCAATTGCCAGATGCCCACCCAGGACAGTGCACCCACAAAACTCCAGAGGGCATACTTCCAGAACGGCATGCCCACTGCTCCGGCATACAGGATGGTGGGGGTTCGAATCAGGCCCATCCAGCGGCTGAACAGCACCACACCCACACCCCACCTCTGGAAGAGTTGACGGACTTCTTCGATGCCCAGAGAATTGCGGGCTTTGGGTGGCAGGTACCGTGCCAGTCGGCCTCCCAGCTTGTACCCAATGAGGTTTCCCAACCAGTTGCCCACAGTGCCCCAGAGGATTGCAGCCAGCAGGGTGGTTTTGCCTTCATGGATGAAAATGCCTTCGACGATCCACAGGACTTCAAAAGGCAGGCCGGGGGTTCCAATGCCTTCGACCAGCAAAAGCAAAAACAGCAGGACATGCACCAAAAGGGGGGGAAGATTCAGCAACCAGTCTTGAAATTGTTCCACGTGTATCCTTTGACCTTACGCCCTCAACATACCAGAGGTTCCCAAATGAAAAGAGACGAGGATTCCCCTCGCCTCTTGAATGAACCGGGTTTATTTTTTCAGGCGAGCGATGGGGGTGAGGGCACCATACACCTGATCGCCCACTTTGGCGAGGAATTCGAAATCTTCGCCGAACAGCACCAGATCCACCTGAGAACCGCGCTCAATGAAAGACACTTTCTGACCTGCACGGGTTCTCTCACCTTCAGAGACATAGGTGCTGATCTTGTTGACGAATTTGTCGGCAATTTCCACCATGGCCAGATGGATCCGCTCGTTGTGCATGAAGATGGTCTGACGCTCGTTCTCCAGTTCATAACGCTTGGCGAACAGGTCCACGGCTTTTCTCAGGTAGGTCAGTTGGATGTACTCCCAGAGGTCCACCATGGGAAGGTTCAGGTTGGTCTGGGTGTGCACGATGCGGTCCACAGAGCCCGAAATGGGAGCGTAGTTGAAGTGCACGTCCAGAGGGCTCATGTAGATGCCAATCAGCCAACCGGTGCCCTCGGGGATGTCGGTTTTGGTGATTTCGGTGATGTCGATTTTTTGACCGAGTTTCTCGCTGTACACTTTGCCGTCTTCGATGCGGCGGATGTACACCACCTGTCCGTCACAGGGACTGATGATCAGGTTGGGATCGTTGGGCGAAACCCGGATGGGGTCACGGTA from Deinococcus misasensis DSM 22328 harbors:
- a CDS encoding endonuclease MutS2, with protein sequence MLFDPHTLQTLDFARIRSAVADCCASSLGIERAASLTPSTDEDFIRYQLDCVEDALFSVSLNLGGIQDIRPSVERSREGKQLDGKEILEVAYTLDAALTLKRSIGMNSRGPLLDVSSSIGSHLNLVRSALEKLDRDGSVRDDASPKLRQIRRRLNPLRNEIRQKMQDVLERWGEMLQENLITIRRDRFVVPIKASYVNQVQGIIIDASASGQTYFVEPGSVVPLNNELARLLIEEDQEVRRILMELSGLVALEEGLDMTLWALGELDLIAAKARLARDWELSRPEHSEEGTYHLEQARHPLIEKPVSNDLHLDASTRILLITGPNMGGKTATLKTLGLIVLMHQCGMYVPARIAKLPVADGILVDIGDEQSIQESLSTFASHLKHLKYVLDHASSNTLILIDELGSGTDPTEGAALAQALISELLKKDTRGIITSHLAPLKLYAMETPGLQNASMGFSLENLGPTYRLQVGQPGRSYALAIARRMGIPEVVLEQATEVLGPEGNKVEQLLENLEQERETIRNQREQLESLRQEANLIRNQLAFDRDRIHEERDELLLKAREQADRIYREAIETVRKMRSKAQDDVSRPKVLEELKELRRASMAERPQPKVEPALEQVRPGSIVDVPAYGASGQVLEVRGDELVVQLGVLKITVRRRDVRLKQQEKQKVASLMTAGFSRFNKEINLRGKSGEEALEELRSYVAEAYALKETPLRVVHGKGQGVLRRMIRDFLKNEKTVESFHDAEPYNGGHGVTIVHVRTK
- a CDS encoding phosphatidylserine decarboxylase, which translates into the protein MKLKRILKILIPVAAIWGLVVLFLQKIWFYRDPIRVSPNDPNLIISPCDGQVVYIRRIEDGKVYSEKLGQKIDITEITKTDIPEGTGWLIGIYMSPLDVHFNYAPISGSVDRIVHTQTNLNLPMVDLWEYIQLTYLRKAVDLFAKRYELENERQTIFMHNERIHLAMVEIADKFVNKISTYVSEGERTRAGQKVSFIERGSQVDLVLFGEDFEFLAKVGDQVYGALTPIARLKK
- a CDS encoding DedA family protein — its product is MEQFQDWLLNLPPLLVHVLLFLLLLVEGIGTPGLPFEVLWIVEGIFIHEGKTTLLAAILWGTVGNWLGNLIGYKLGGRLARYLPPKARNSLGIEEVRQLFQRWGVGVVLFSRWMGLIRTPTILYAGAVGMPFWKYALWSFVGALSWVGIWQLGCWYFGKLILEWWDQYKIYIVLGGILIGIFGVWTVIRKRKPNDAPSNTP